The following are from one region of the Mustela lutreola isolate mMusLut2 chromosome 9, mMusLut2.pri, whole genome shotgun sequence genome:
- the LOC131808426 gene encoding NADH dehydrogenase [ubiquinone] 1 alpha subcomplex subunit 1-like, with the protein MWFQILPGINVMALCLFIPSKASEHIHRFTNGGKEKRLAHYSCQWSLMERDRRVSGVNRYHVSRGLENIDQGSIFPLDEK; encoded by the coding sequence ATGTGGTTCCAGATTCTGCCCGGGATCAACGTCATGGCCCTGTGCTTATTCATCCCCAGTAAAGCCTCTGAACACATTCACAGGTTCACTAATGGGGGCAAGGAAAAAAGGTTGGCCCATTATTCATGTCAGTGGAGCTTGATGGAAAGAGATAGGCGGGTCTCTGGAGTTAATCGTTACCATGTGTCAAGGGGTTTGGAGAACATCGATCAAGGAAGCATTTTCCCGCTTGATGAAAAATAA